The following proteins are encoded in a genomic region of Nicotiana sylvestris chromosome 4, ASM39365v2, whole genome shotgun sequence:
- the LOC104240465 gene encoding uncharacterized protein → MIGVGKMKQYTNVLERPLSKGKQEVSLSGFAFLFSELVQYNQTQVDNITELERRLEDAGYAVGARILELLCHREKGNRRETRLLGILSFVHSTVWKVLFGKVADSLEKGTEHEDEYMISEKELLVNRFISIPKDMGAFNCGAFVAGIVRGVLENAGFPAVVTAHFVPVEGQQRPRTTILIKFAEEVLRREARLG, encoded by the exons ATGATAGGAGTAGGGAAGATGAAGCAGTACACAAATGTACTAGAAAGACCCCTCAGTAAGGGCAAACAAGAG GTCAGTTTGAGTGGTTTTGCTTTCTTGTTTTCGGAGCTTGTTCAGTACAATCAGACCCAAGTAGACAACATTACTGAATTAGAGCGAAG GTTAGAGGATGCTGGATATGCTGTTGGAGCACGGATTTTGGAACTCCTTTGCCATAGGGAAAAG GGAAACAGAAGGGAGACACGACTACTGGGTATACTATCGTTTGTGCACAGCACAGTGTGGAAGGTTTTGTTTGGGaag GTTGCTGACTCACTTGAGAAAGGAACTGAACATGAAGATGAATACATGATTAGTGAGAAGGAGCTCCTTGTCAACAG ATTCATTTCTATTCCAAAAGACATGGGTGCATTCAATTGTGGAGCTTTTGTTGCGGGTATTGTAAGG GGAGTTCTGGAAAATGCAGGTTTCCCAGCAGTTGTGACAGCTCATTTCGTCCCTGTGGAGGGGCAGCAACGACCACGGACAACAATTTTGATTAAATTTGCTGAAGAG GTACTAAGAAGGGAAGCAAGACTAGGTTGA
- the LOC104240467 gene encoding peptidyl-prolyl cis-trans isomerase FKBP16-3, chloroplastic has translation MASTSLILPLGSVFSKSCSKNHHQTIGRSQIQSGVRRKWCLQLRAQVNSEGTIEDAEGYNLTKRRDLLIGMGFCGVSSFLVGSNAEAAGLPPEEKPKLCDATCEKELENVPMVTTESGLQYKDIKVGGGPSPPVGFQVAANCVAMVPSGQIFDSSLEKGQLYIFRVGAGQVIKGLDEGILSMKVGGKRRLYIPGSLAFPKGLTSAPGRPRVAPNSPVIFDVSLEYIPGLEYDEE, from the exons ATGGCCTCAACATCTCTTATACTTCCACTCG GTTCAGTCTTTTCTAAAAGTTGTTCCAAGAATCATCATCAAACAATTGGCAGGAGCCAAATTCAAAGTGGGGTTAGGAGGAAATGGTGTTTACAATTGCGGGCACAAGTGAATTCGGAGGGTACTATTGAAGATGCAGAAGGGTACAACTTAACTAAGCGCAGAGACTTATTAATTGGGATGGGGTTTTGTGGTGTTTCTAGTTTCTTGGTGGGTTCTAATGCAGAGGCAGCTGGGTTGCCACCAGAGGAAAAACCAAAATTGTGTGATGCTACATGTGAGAAAGAGCTTGAAAAT GTTCCTATGGTAACAACCGAGTCAGGCTTGCAGTACAAGGACATCAAAGTTGGTGGAGGCCCTAGTCCCCCTGTCGGTTTCCAG GTGGCTGCAAATTGTGTTGCCATGGTTCCTTCGGGACAAATTTTTGACAG CTCTTTGGAGAAAGGTCAACTATACATTTTTCGTGTGGGTGCTGGCCAG GTAATAAAAGGACTAGATGAAGGGATCCTGAGCATGAAAGTGGGAGGAAAACGTCGACTCTACATACCTGGATCT TTGGCGTTTCCAAAAGGTCTTACATCGGCTCCTGGAAGGCCAAGAGTGGCTCCTAATAGCCCAGTAATATTCGACGTGAGTTTGGAGTACATACCAGGCCTTGAATACGACGAAGAGTGa